A window of Flammeovirga kamogawensis genomic DNA:
ATTGGTGTACCCCAATAATGAAAAAGGCAGCACCAAGTGCCACCAATAATGTAATTTTCATATTTTTTACTCTGCTTATTCTACAAAAACAGAACCTTCAATATCTAAAATTTCGTACTCTTCAGGGTTATTTTGATTTGCTCTCATACCCTTACCTGTTACAATTTCATCTTCAGTAGTAATCTTCACTCGATCATCAGTGAAAATATCACCATTTTCTTTATTGAAATGTAGCGTATCTGTTTCTAATTTCTGTCCTTTTTTATAGTCATCAAGCACTACATTACCATAAACAGTATAAAGTGTGCTATCTGCCGTATAAATTGCACTATCTGCAACTAAATGAGATGATTCAGAAAGATCTTCTTCATCAAAAGTAACAATATCAATTCCTTCAGGATAACGCTCGTTACCATTTTTGTAACGCATTTGTACTTTTGCCTTTAATCTATTCTTAGGAATAGCATCTTCTGTATGGACCGTTTCAATATTAAAAGCAGTAAAATCGGGAGTTTCTGTTCCCATTACTATTTCTCTTGCTTCTCTTTTCGTACGTGTCTTAGAACCACATGAAAATAGGGTTACTGATACGATTGCTAAAATTAATATTTTCTTTATCATTGTCTGTCTTTGATTTATGTCTAAACGCTTGACTTTACAAAAATATACATAAGATTTATCTTTACGTGTAGATTAACAGTATTTTAGTTTTTCTACTAGTTTCTTCTATCAATTGTGTGTATTTCTGCTGTTTTTTGGAACGATGTGATTAAAATAAATTTCTGTATATCCGAATTGTAGAACATTGTCACTTCATTTTCATTTCGTATCGGCTTCTCCAAATAAGGCTTTCCATTAATATAAAATAGATACGTTTTACGATTCGAAGGGAAAGTAATTGCTACAATTTCAGCATCAATACCAAAATCAAAATACTGAGCAATTGCTTCTGATTCTTCTTTAAAACGATGATTGAAAAGTACTTTTCCTGCTCTATCACGGATGGTAACTTTACCTTGAATTTGTTCCATAATTACCCAAGATCTACCTTTCGCTTCATCTTTCAATAAATCAAAAGATCTTCCGTAAGCACGATCTCCAAATTTATCTCTTCTTAATACTTCTCCTCTACCATTTACTTCAATAACATCACCAATACTAGTTAAGAATGTTATTGTCGATCTTTCTAATGTCGCGTCTTCAGTTATAAATAATTGAGGAGAAACTTCTTCTTTAAAAAGCATAGGAAATCCATTTACATATTCACCTAACTCTGTAAAAACAATAAGTTTACCTAACTCAGATAAGGTAACTACATAGTTCTTACCATTTGCTTCGAAACTATGAGGTGGTAAAACTAAACGTTCTAAAGTTTTTTGAGGTAACCAATTTCCTTTTAAATTCCCTTTTCTATCTAAGCCATAAATATTTCCTAAAGTATCTGTAGCTAAGATAATACCGTCTGTATCTTGTAATAACTCAGAACTACCTTTTACTCTCCAAGGCAACCAATTTGTAAACTCTACTTGAGAATAAAATGGTAATTGAATAGGATAACCAGATAAATAAACTCCATTTTTATCAATTTGTAATACCTGATTGTTCTGACTAATAAATAGTGAAGGAACAGAATTATTTGTCCATACTAAAACTGGTTTAGCATGAATAATTGAATCAAATTCATGATAATATATAGTATCACCAGTAAAAGAATAGCCTTCTAGAACATTTTCTTTGTCGATTAAGACCATTCCTTTTTCCTCTCCATATAAGTTTTTATAAATTAATGGAGGCATCTGAAGATTATCACCCATAGTTTTAGATAAAATCTTTTGAGATGATTTTGGTTTATCTTCGCGCAATTTCCCACTAAATAAGCCCGCAATTTCAAACCTATCTTTTGATAAAGACCAAACTTGAAAATTAAGGCTTAAAATCAATTGTCTATGCTTTTCTAAATAAGATTTATACGTGTTTGAAAGACTATGAAGAATACCAGCCCAAGAAGATTCTGCATTAAAAACAACACTTGCTTCTGATGGTGTATTCACTAACTTATTAATTAATACTTGGTACCTCTTCTGAGTTGTCCATCTTCGTTTAGCAAGCCAATCGTCGAGCCATTGAGTTAAAGTTGGTAAGTCTCCGCCTGTTATCACAAAATTATTTAACCTTAATAAATAGGTTGCTTGATGTTGTTCTGAAAAGCTTTTACCTCCAATTACTCTCGTTAAATTTGCAATCGGAAATCTATATATTGTAAAACCATGACGGCCTATCAATTTTACTTTTTCAGAATTCTCATATTCATAGTCTTTTCTAAGTTGATTGATTGTTTCATCAAATTGCATTTCATCTTTTAATTGGAAAAAATACAAATGTTCCCATTTCCCACCATCAACATTTGTAATAGTAGTTTGAACAATATCTCCATTTAACTCATTTATAAATGCCTCTGAATTGAAGCCCTTTTCTTTAAAAGTTTGAATTAAATTATCTGTAGTCTCTTTTTCCTCTTGAGAATCGAAATTAATTGCATGATCTACAAATTCTTGAATCTTAGAAGTATTCCAACGTCTATAAAAAGCGATATCGTCTACCATAAATTTATAAACTTCATCTTTACTATTTGATAAAGATGAAAAAACCGCATTTTGGAAAGAATCTTTTGGCAATGAATTATAGTTTTGAATACGAACCTCATTCGGTCTTTCTACAGTACTTTTTACCATCATACCATTAGAAAACTCTTCTAAAGATGGAAATGGATGCTCCGTACCAAGATCTGTCATTCTTTTAAACCAGTGAACTACAGAAGAAGGTCGAATCCAAACATTCACACCATCAGGCAATTGATTACCAGTAGATACTTTTGAGAGTTTTGTGTTTAAATTACCAAAGTAATAATCATCATAAAATTTCTCACCATTGTTTCGAATTGCTTCCTCAATCCATAAAGCATCAGTAGAAGCCACTAAGAAGTTTCTAATTTTTGAAACGCTAAGTAATTGCTTCCCTAGTTTATATTCATGTACATCAACCCCTTTATATTGTCTTGTATACGATTTGTCTTTTAATGCGGTAAGCTGTGAAAATGGATCTAAATAAACCCTTTCATCCATTGGAATATAAATAGACCAAGAGAATGGCTTACTACCTGTAGAGTTTACAGAGATATAAACTTTTCCTTTTACACCAAGAAATTGATTTTGAATTGCAGAATCGGCAATAACTAAAAGACTATCTAAAGTTTTAAATGCGGTAGTTCCACCGTCCAGAACTTTAATAGCAGTAACTAACTCAGAAGAATCTAAAACTGAAATTGTTTGCTTAGGGGTTGTGGTTTCAATTAAAGCAATTGATTCACTTGCTACAACATGCCAAATATCTGTCTCATAAGATTTTTTTCTAGTAAGATCTAAGAAATAAAACCCTATAAAAAAGAATATTAATGCTAAAAATTGCGTAATCGCGAGCTTTTGCTTGATTGATAAATTGATAAGACTCTTTGCGTTTAGTTTGATAAAAAATACTTCTCAGAAGAATCAAACCATAAAGTAAAGTGCTAATTAACCTTTACTTTTTATATTCATTTGGTCTAATAATTCTTCTAGGATTCTATTGTATAACGCATCAGATGCTGTTCTTTTAGTTACAGCTTTTGTAGCATGAACAACAGTACTGTGATCACGTCCACCAAACTGGTTACCAATAGATTTTAGGGGTTCTTTTGTATATTCTTTAGAGAAATACATAGCGATCTGACGGGCCTGTGCAATATCTTTTTTACGTGTTTTAGATTTTAATTCATCTACTGATATACTGAAATATTCAGAAACTATTTGTTGAATAAATTCAATAGTAATTTCTTTTTCAGTATTACGCACGATATTTAATAATGCATTTTTTGCCATATCTAAATCAACTTCTCTTTGCATAAGAGAGGCATTGGCAACAAGAGAAACTAATGTACCTTCTAATTCTCTAATATTAGAATCTATATTATAAGATAAATACTCAACTACATCATCTGGTACATTTACACCTTCCGACATAAGTTTTTGTTTTACAATCGCTACCCTTGTTTCAAAATCAGGTTTTTGAATATCAGCTGTTAATCCCCACTTAAAACGAGATAATAATCTATCTGTTAGTCCCTCTAAACTACGAGGAGGTCTATCAGAAGTCATGATTATCTGCTTTCCATTTTGATGAAGGCGATTAAATATATGGAAGAAGTTTTCTTGAGTTTTCTCCTTTTTTGCTAAAAACTGTATATCATCAACAATTAATACATCTACTTGTAAATAGTAATTTGTAAACTGTTGAACATTATTATTTCTTAGTGCTTCAATAAATTGTGTTGTAAATTGCTCTGAAGAAACATACAACACAAACTTACTAGGGTCTGATCTTTTTACTTCGTTACCCACTGCTTGAGCTAAGTGGGTTTTACCTAAACCTACACCGCCATAAACCACTAATGGGTTAAATGCTGTAGCCCCTGGTTTTCTTGCAATTGCAATACCTGCAGATCTCGCTAATCTATTGCAATCTCCTTCAATAAATGTTTCAAAAACATAAGTTGGATTTAAATACGATTCTCTATAGCTACTTTCTTGAGCATTAGGAACTCTGAAGTGATCTACAAAGTCGTCCGATTTATTCATATTAGGAATAGGACGCTCCTCTGCTCTAGGTTTTTGCTGAGATGAACGGTATTGTGGAGGCTGCTGAGATTGACTCTTGCGATATTGAGGAGGGTTTTGGTAATTATTACTTTGTGTAGCACCAAAACGATCCTGGTTATTTTCTTGTGGAGAAACAGGCCTTTGATTTGGAGGCATCTGGGGCTGCGACGAAGGTTGTTGTTGCTGCTGTTGATTATTCCAATTCTGAGCTTGTTGTTCTCTTTGTTGCTGTTGTTGTTGCCTTTGAAAGAAATCAGGATAAGAGTTATTATTTCTATTCTCCTGATTAAATTGGTTGTTATATCCATCTGCACCAAACTCATTACCTTGGTTATCATTCTGAGAAGGAAAACCTTGATTAGTAGATTGAGGATGTGAAGGTGGTGTATTAGGTGGAACCTGAGGCTTTTGTTGTTCTGGAAACTGAGGTTCTTGGTTTTGTTGTGAAGGCTGTTGCTGCCCCATTCCTCTACCATGATCATTTCCAGTATTTTGTTGAGGATGATTTTGTTGCTGACTCTGAGGGTTAGGAGAAAAATCTCCATTATTACCTAAGTTGCCATATTGATCATACCCTTGATTTTGAGGTTGTTGCTGTTGCCCTCTTTGAACAGTAAAAGGTGCATTTTTAGGTCTTCTAGTCATCATTATAGAATATTCTAGTTTTCCAGTTGGTCCTAATACTGCATCAATTGCTTTTTTAAGTACGTGCACATAATACTCTTCAAGCCATTCGTAGAAAAAAGGGCTTGGTACTGCAATTGTTAAGACATTATTTTCCAGTTTAACGGGTTTTATTGGAACAAACCACGTATGAAAGCTCTGTGCTGAGATTTCACCCTTAATTATATCAAGGCATTCACGCCAAACTGTTGAACAATCTTTAATCATTAATAACAACCAGTATTTTCCGATTTTCTAGAAATGCAAAATATCTTATAAAGATACTCAATTCTTTGCGCTAAAGTAAATAATTGTACAGTAATAGGAGAAGTTAGTAACATTAATTAATGATTTAAATAATATTCGGTTTCTTCTTTAGCTCCTGTACCTTCTTATAAACAAAAGGACAAAAAAAGGCCCAAACCTATTAATAATAGGTTTGAACCTTTTGCAACTTTGTTAGATTAACAAAATTACTATTCAGCAGTTGGAACTACTGAAATGAAAGATCTTCCCAATCTAGATTTCTTGAACTGTACAGTTCCGTCAACTAGTGCGAAAATTGTGTGATCTTTTCCCATACCTACGTTTTGACCAGGGTGGTGCTGAGTACCACGCTGTCTAACTAGGATGTTACCAGCTTTAGCAGCTGATCCTCCGAAAATTTTCACACCAAGTCGTTTACTTTCCGACTCTCTACCGTTTCTTGAGCTACCCGCTCCTTTCTTGTGTGCCATGTTTTTTTATCGTTAGGAATTTCGATTTCTAAAATCAATTAGTTAGAGATACCTTCGATAAGAACCTTTGTGAAGTGTTGTCTATGACCGTTCTTCACTCTGTATCCTTTTCTTC
This region includes:
- the lptC gene encoding LPS export ABC transporter periplasmic protein LptC, with the translated sequence MIKKILILAIVSVTLFSCGSKTRTKREAREIVMGTETPDFTAFNIETVHTEDAIPKNRLKAKVQMRYKNGNERYPEGIDIVTFDEEDLSESSHLVADSAIYTADSTLYTVYGNVVLDDYKKGQKLETDTLHFNKENGDIFTDDRVKITTEDEIVTGKGMRANQNNPEEYEILDIEGSVFVE
- the rpmA gene encoding 50S ribosomal protein L27 yields the protein MAHKKGAGSSRNGRESESKRLGVKIFGGSAAKAGNILVRQRGTQHHPGQNVGMGKDHTIFALVDGTVQFKKSRLGRSFISVVPTAE